The following are from one region of the Anaeropeptidivorans aminofermentans genome:
- a CDS encoding isocitrate lyase/PEP mutase family protein yields MSSPKTLKQILDEKKGECFLVPCVYDCCSNHTVEMCGFPVSLLSGGEVSIAMNGCIDYGFTNLTDLEWMVSRVAQTSSIPLICDIEDGFGGPLAVYRSAKRLAQAGAAAIQLEDAGDMEDSTIILPRDKFMAKIRAAVEALKGTDCMLIARTNADPDDPEQMKEGCERLNEAMELGAELAMMVKVSTYEQAVEMSKIVKGPKIFADVRADKETGAPYCTMEQLTPLGFVMCSTHYTMKAAVEGMLEHGREIFKSQSVGYTFTHAPATGVKSFSATPLFDPHAYMALENSFTNNNKEYTIVGNAVEGFPEGWVRPDIKHRL; encoded by the coding sequence ATGTCAAGTCCCAAAACACTGAAACAGATTTTAGATGAAAAAAAGGGAGAATGCTTTTTAGTTCCTTGTGTGTATGATTGCTGCTCTAACCATACGGTAGAAATGTGCGGTTTCCCTGTAAGCCTTTTAAGCGGGGGAGAAGTTTCAATAGCTATGAACGGCTGCATCGATTACGGCTTTACTAACCTTACGGATTTAGAATGGATGGTATCTCGCGTTGCCCAGACATCTTCAATCCCTCTTATTTGTGATATAGAAGACGGATTCGGCGGGCCTCTTGCCGTTTACAGATCCGCAAAGCGTCTTGCCCAGGCAGGTGCTGCTGCGATTCAGCTTGAAGATGCAGGAGATATGGAAGACTCTACAATTATTCTTCCAAGAGATAAGTTTATGGCTAAAATCCGTGCTGCTGTTGAAGCTTTAAAGGGTACAGACTGTATGCTTATTGCCCGTACAAATGCCGATCCTGATGATCCTGAACAGATGAAGGAAGGCTGCGAAAGACTTAATGAAGCCATGGAGCTTGGTGCAGAGCTTGCTATGATGGTTAAGGTTTCTACTTATGAGCAGGCAGTTGAAATGAGCAAAATAGTAAAAGGACCTAAAATATTTGCAGACGTGCGTGCGGACAAAGAAACAGGAGCGCCTTACTGCACTATGGAACAGCTTACGCCCTTAGGATTTGTAATGTGCTCTACCCATTATACAATGAAGGCAGCTGTTGAAGGAATGCTTGAACATGGCCGTGAAATATTCAAAAGCCAGAGTGTAGGATATACATTTACTCATGCACCTGCTACAGGGGTTAAGAGCTTTTCCGCAACACCTCTTTTCGACCCTCATGCATATATGGCTTTAGAAAACAGCTTTACTAATAACAACAAAGAATATACTATCGTTGGAAATGCTGTTGAAGGCTTCCCGGAAGGCTGGGTTCGCCCGGATATTAAACACAGGCTTTAA
- a CDS encoding isocitrate lyase/PEP mutase family protein: MNNSAKRLRELIKDDKVRIVPELHDCASAKAAEMNGFEVIMVSSGDLACALTGIPDLQLLSIDDFCQVTDRITNMTDMPLIIDADDGFGFGRGLNTYYGCKRIMKAGAAGVLVTDTSELGRDGQLPIEDAVLRFKAARDGLDAGGQNGFLIARCDTNPEEDFDDLIKRMKAYMEAGADMICILWMHKVKGNKFELCKKINEAYTCPMWYPDICGKAHDPNEITMDELKALGNYKLVGIHYSMHAAMLAMLDVGRHVMMEQNNDYVDYCFDHTGYKTFTTMSMFGLTDGYWVDLENKYVRNRQDSVAQRNADYFVREDDVHDPDKK; encoded by the coding sequence ATGAACAATTCTGCTAAGCGTTTACGTGAGCTGATTAAAGATGACAAAGTGCGCATAGTTCCTGAACTTCATGACTGCGCTTCAGCTAAAGCAGCTGAAATGAACGGCTTTGAGGTTATTATGGTAAGCAGCGGAGATTTGGCCTGTGCCCTTACAGGCATTCCTGATTTACAGCTTCTCTCAATTGATGATTTTTGTCAGGTTACAGACAGAATAACCAATATGACGGATATGCCGCTTATCATAGATGCGGACGACGGCTTTGGCTTTGGACGCGGCCTGAATACATATTATGGCTGTAAAAGGATTATGAAAGCCGGTGCAGCGGGAGTCCTTGTAACGGATACAAGTGAGCTTGGAAGAGATGGTCAGCTTCCTATAGAAGACGCCGTTCTTAGATTTAAGGCAGCTCGTGACGGACTTGATGCAGGCGGCCAGAATGGATTCCTTATAGCACGCTGCGACACAAATCCTGAAGAGGATTTCGATGATTTAATAAAGAGAATGAAGGCTTATATGGAAGCCGGAGCCGATATGATATGCATTTTATGGATGCATAAAGTTAAAGGCAATAAATTTGAGCTTTGCAAGAAAATAAACGAAGCCTACACATGCCCTATGTGGTATCCCGACATTTGCGGAAAGGCTCATGACCCTAATGAGATTACCATGGACGAGCTTAAAGCCCTTGGAAACTACAAGCTTGTAGGCATACATTACTCAATGCATGCGGCGATGCTTGCCATGCTTGATGTAGGCCGCCATGTAATGATGGAGCAGAATAACGATTATGTGGATTACTGCTTCGACCACACAGGATATAAAACTTTTACCACTATGAGTATGTTCGGCCTTACAGACGGCTACTGGGTGGATTTGGAAAACAAATATGTACGTAACAGGCAGGACTCCGTTGCTCAGAGAAATGCCGACTACTTTGTAAGAGAAGACGACGTACATGACCCGGATAAGAAGTAA
- a CDS encoding ABC transporter substrate-binding protein — protein sequence MKKLLSMVLVAAMSVSLLAGCGGSENGAAPSQAPSSESKPSESKPAESEAPKAATESSDVIKIGVLTDRSSAAAATVAWGEAGAQLAVKEINDAGGINGKEVVLVYRDTASDSANVSQKSTELVGEGVVAILGPKSDGEAPTGAQWAETNKFPMVTPCTMNTRVTIENASRYMFSVGFNAWAIANMNAKYAAEQGYTSAYFIGNDGGASGDSRDFFYKALGQDFQNLGSSQVASSATEFSTIISSVVGKDPDVIIGAVAGPNFVSLINQGQQFGLWDIADYLGWYTCDSTNTTALAEAGNYPYGKVHGVDLWPFWMSEIEGNDAMVKEYSEIGQAMYNQDIMPSDLGYTWYIGIMAICEALKIADDYSPESVTTALENVKFDTIYGEDLGFREFDHVMNHSYYYVTAVEDPTGTWSIPIGDVHAVYKAEEVLPTKEEMQAYAKDMGIEFKDLSELSK from the coding sequence ATGAAAAAATTATTAAGTATGGTTTTAGTAGCAGCCATGTCTGTATCTTTACTTGCAGGGTGCGGCGGTTCAGAAAATGGAGCAGCTCCTTCACAGGCGCCCTCATCAGAAAGCAAACCTTCTGAAAGCAAGCCGGCAGAAAGCGAAGCACCGAAAGCAGCAACAGAATCTTCAGACGTAATCAAAATAGGCGTTCTTACAGATAGGTCTTCCGCAGCGGCAGCAACAGTTGCATGGGGCGAAGCAGGCGCTCAGCTTGCAGTAAAAGAAATCAACGATGCAGGCGGTATTAACGGCAAAGAAGTAGTTCTTGTATATCGTGACACAGCATCAGATTCAGCAAACGTTTCTCAGAAATCAACTGAGCTTGTAGGTGAGGGCGTAGTTGCTATTTTAGGGCCTAAATCCGACGGAGAGGCTCCTACAGGCGCTCAGTGGGCAGAAACAAATAAGTTCCCTATGGTAACGCCTTGCACCATGAATACCCGCGTAACGATTGAAAATGCATCAAGATACATGTTTTCCGTAGGTTTCAATGCATGGGCCATAGCGAATATGAATGCTAAATATGCTGCAGAACAGGGCTATACTTCTGCATACTTTATAGGAAACGACGGCGGAGCATCAGGTGACAGCCGTGACTTCTTCTACAAAGCATTAGGGCAGGACTTCCAGAACTTAGGTTCAAGCCAGGTTGCTTCAAGTGCAACAGAGTTTTCTACAATTATAAGCTCTGTAGTAGGTAAAGATCCTGATGTTATTATCGGTGCTGTTGCAGGCCCTAACTTCGTATCCTTAATCAATCAGGGTCAGCAGTTCGGTCTTTGGGATATAGCAGATTATTTAGGCTGGTATACTTGTGACTCTACAAACACGACAGCCCTTGCAGAAGCAGGAAACTATCCTTACGGCAAGGTTCACGGCGTAGATTTATGGCCTTTCTGGATGAGCGAAATTGAAGGAAACGATGCCATGGTTAAAGAATACAGTGAAATCGGACAGGCTATGTACAATCAGGATATTATGCCTTCAGACTTAGGATATACCTGGTACATAGGTATCATGGCTATTTGCGAAGCTTTAAAAATAGCAGACGATTACAGTCCTGAAAGCGTTACAACAGCTCTTGAAAACGTAAAATTCGACACTATTTACGGTGAAGATTTAGGCTTCCGTGAATTTGACCATGTTATGAACCATTCATATTACTATGTAACTGCTGTTGAAGACCCAACAGGCACATGGTCAATTCCTATAGGAGACGTTCATGCTGTTTACAAAGCAGAAGAAGTGCTTCCGACAAAAGAGGAAATGCAGGCTTATGCGAAGGATATGGGCATCGAATTTAAGGATTTATCAGAATTAAGCAAATAA
- a CDS encoding branched-chain amino acid ABC transporter permease: protein MTVSYFFQTLVTGLSSGMVSYMMVAGMSLIISGMNMVNFGQGAFFVLGTYLTYTIAASIGFFPALIIVPIIVGVLGIFVEKAVRPLFGKNMLYIMLLTFGVAYIVCDAMVMFWGYSIRLMTLPKALSGSVALFGIRFPMYYLFMITVGATIAFSFWFMINKTKLGMMMRAIIKDREMASCLGINVNKLFAIMFMVGTGIAGLGGVINAPITGMSPKEGLSIFGNIMPILMIGGMRNMDGCLPAALLVGLVNAFGAIVLPQYYNLLPAALMVICMFIKPNGIFTKKGAA from the coding sequence ATGACAGTCTCTTACTTTTTTCAGACTTTAGTAACAGGCCTTTCAAGCGGGATGGTTTCATATATGATGGTTGCAGGCATGTCGCTTATTATAAGCGGCATGAACATGGTTAACTTTGGCCAGGGCGCATTCTTTGTTCTTGGAACATATTTGACATATACGATAGCGGCATCTATAGGTTTTTTTCCTGCGCTTATAATTGTACCTATTATTGTTGGTGTTTTAGGTATATTTGTTGAGAAGGCGGTTCGCCCTCTGTTTGGTAAAAACATGCTTTATATTATGCTTTTAACATTTGGCGTTGCTTATATAGTATGTGATGCCATGGTTATGTTTTGGGGATACTCCATAAGGCTTATGACTTTGCCTAAAGCCTTAAGCGGCTCTGTAGCCTTATTTGGAATCAGATTTCCCATGTATTATTTGTTTATGATAACTGTAGGTGCAACCATCGCCTTTTCATTCTGGTTTATGATAAATAAAACAAAATTAGGCATGATGATGCGTGCAATCATTAAGGACAGAGAAATGGCTTCATGCCTTGGTATTAATGTAAATAAGCTTTTTGCAATCATGTTTATGGTAGGAACAGGCATCGCAGGTTTAGGCGGAGTTATAAACGCGCCTATAACAGGTATGAGCCCTAAAGAAGGCCTTTCCATCTTCGGTAATATTATGCCTATTTTGATGATCGGCGGTATGCGTAATATGGACGGCTGTCTTCCGGCGGCCCTTTTGGTAGGCCTTGTAAATGCTTTTGGGGCAATCGTTCTTCCCCAGTATTACAATTTGCTCCCTGCCGCATTGATGGTTATTTGTATGTTTATTAAACCAAACGGTATATTCACTAAGAAAGGGGCGGCATAA
- a CDS encoding branched-chain amino acid ABC transporter permease — translation MISQYKNMSQTKRDTLFGIITVLAIFIASLMASDSVMDFLSRMVIFMLFASAVNIILGFGGLRPLGQGTYFGFTAYAYLFMVVRMHMPLFTALILAIVLNLLLAAFIGILCLRSNDDMAFAFMNMGINTLLWTMVQKLQIVGSDTGITGAVRLPFATSTRANFYLCFIVSAICIFLIYLFFKSPFAKVLKGSRENLERLTFLGINTRNVRLIAYIVSSFFCGIAGLLYAMRNMGAFPTMISSNTSLDGLIMCLIGGMYSFFGPIVGAAIITIINVQLPIITNYYQAIAGVIIVLCVLFLQGGLIRDKSTLELEKGKKEIKKKGGAK, via the coding sequence GTGATCAGTCAATATAAAAACATGTCCCAGACGAAACGTGATACTTTATTCGGTATTATTACCGTTTTAGCAATATTCATTGCTTCGCTTATGGCTTCCGACTCCGTTATGGACTTTTTAAGCCGTATGGTAATTTTTATGCTTTTTGCATCCGCTGTAAACATAATACTGGGCTTTGGCGGCCTTAGACCTTTAGGCCAGGGTACTTATTTCGGCTTTACCGCCTATGCTTATCTTTTTATGGTAGTGCGTATGCATATGCCTTTATTTACTGCCTTGATACTTGCCATTGTGCTGAATCTGCTCCTTGCGGCATTTATAGGAATACTTTGCTTAAGGTCAAATGATGACATGGCATTCGCATTTATGAATATGGGTATCAATACGCTCTTGTGGACTATGGTTCAAAAGCTTCAGATTGTAGGAAGCGATACAGGGATCACAGGAGCGGTTCGCTTACCCTTTGCCACAAGTACAAGAGCAAATTTTTATCTTTGCTTTATAGTTTCTGCAATATGTATATTCCTAATTTATTTGTTTTTTAAATCTCCTTTTGCCAAGGTCTTAAAGGGAAGCCGCGAGAACCTTGAAAGGCTTACCTTCCTTGGCATAAACACAAGAAATGTACGTTTAATCGCTTATATTGTTTCCTCTTTCTTCTGCGGAATTGCCGGGCTTCTTTACGCCATGAGAAACATGGGGGCCTTCCCGACCATGATTTCTTCAAATACCTCTCTTGACGGCCTTATTATGTGTCTGATAGGCGGTATGTACAGCTTCTTCGGCCCAATCGTAGGCGCGGCTATTATAACGATTATCAATGTACAGCTTCCGATTATAACAAATTATTACCAGGCTATAGCCGGCGTAATTATTGTGCTTTGCGTGCTTTTCCTCCAAGGCGGCTTAATTAGAGATAAATCCACTCTTGAACTGGAAAAAGGCAAGAAAGAAATCAAGAAAAAGGGAGGCGCAAAATAA
- a CDS encoding ABC transporter ATP-binding protein produces the protein MANPILKVEGLNRYFGALHATKDVSFEVPEGQIRSIIGPNGAGKSTLMDLICNRTAPSSGKVIFKDEDITGLAPHKIVKKGMCKCFQITQIFHNLTVYENVQVSRINMNKKAFNFLSVRDNYLKDEIEHYLSIVGIQDKINEVAGFMSYGDQRRLDIAIALAMEPTLLILDEPAAGVAREEAYKLMDLIHKLGKEQKMTIMFIEHDMDIVFNYAESISVMSNGSMIATGTPAEIKQNAFVQEAYLGGVSGE, from the coding sequence ATGGCAAATCCTATTTTAAAAGTTGAAGGCCTGAACAGATATTTCGGCGCCCTTCACGCAACAAAGGATGTTTCTTTTGAAGTGCCGGAAGGCCAGATACGCTCTATCATAGGCCCTAACGGAGCAGGCAAAAGCACTTTGATGGACCTGATATGCAACAGAACTGCCCCGTCAAGCGGAAAGGTAATATTCAAAGACGAAGATATTACGGGGCTTGCGCCCCATAAAATTGTAAAAAAGGGCATGTGCAAATGCTTTCAGATTACCCAGATATTTCATAATCTTACGGTTTATGAAAATGTTCAGGTCTCCCGTATTAATATGAATAAAAAGGCCTTTAATTTCTTAAGTGTAAGAGATAATTATCTTAAAGATGAAATAGAGCATTATCTTTCTATCGTAGGCATACAGGATAAAATCAATGAAGTTGCAGGCTTTATGTCCTACGGTGACCAGAGAAGGCTTGATATTGCCATAGCCCTTGCTATGGAACCAACCCTTCTTATCCTTGATGAGCCTGCCGCCGGTGTTGCAAGAGAAGAAGCCTATAAGCTTATGGACTTGATTCACAAACTTGGAAAAGAGCAGAAGATGACCATTATGTTCATAGAGCATGATATGGATATCGTATTTAACTATGCTGAAAGTATTTCCGTTATGAGTAATGGCTCTATGATCGCAACCGGCACCCCTGCTGAAATAAAACAAAATGCCTTTGTACAGGAGGCTTATTTGGGAGGTGTTTCCGGTGAGTAG
- a CDS encoding ABC transporter ATP-binding protein — MSSVLKLEKVNAYYDKSHILFDLSLEVEEGDSVCILGRNGVGKSTTMKTIMGIMNPKNHNKTEGQILLNGENIVGLQPYAIAQKGIAYVPQGRHIFSNLTTKENLLIAKKKGIDGSEYWTLEKIYELFPRLKERETSMGGRLSGGEQQMLAVARGLMQNPKIMLLDEITEGLAPIIVKQLGEIVKELTGLGVTILLAEQSVNFAIDVSRKCYILEKGEVVYESATADLSKETINKYLGT, encoded by the coding sequence GTGAGTAGTGTTTTAAAGCTTGAAAAGGTAAATGCTTATTATGATAAAAGCCATATCCTCTTTGATTTAAGCCTTGAGGTAGAAGAGGGCGATTCCGTATGTATTTTAGGAAGAAACGGTGTTGGAAAGTCCACCACCATGAAAACCATCATGGGAATCATGAACCCTAAAAACCATAACAAAACAGAAGGGCAAATTCTTCTGAACGGAGAGAACATTGTAGGCCTTCAGCCTTATGCCATAGCGCAAAAAGGAATTGCTTACGTTCCTCAGGGCCGTCATATTTTTTCTAACCTTACAACAAAGGAAAACCTTTTGATTGCGAAGAAAAAAGGCATAGACGGCAGCGAATACTGGACATTGGAAAAAATATACGAACTCTTTCCGCGGCTTAAAGAGCGTGAAACATCTATGGGGGGCCGGCTTTCAGGCGGAGAGCAGCAGATGCTCGCCGTTGCAAGAGGCCTTATGCAAAATCCTAAAATCATGCTTCTTGATGAAATTACGGAAGGCCTTGCACCTATTATTGTAAAACAGCTGGGAGAAATTGTAAAAGAGCTTACGGGTCTTGGCGTTACTATTTTACTTGCAGAACAAAGTGTTAATTTTGCAATAGACGTTTCCAGAAAATGCTATATTCTGGAGAAAGGCGAGGTTGTTTATGAATCTGCAACCGCGGACCTTTCAAAAGAGACCATCAATAAATATCTTGGAACATAA
- a CDS encoding phosphoglycerate dehydrogenase, whose amino-acid sequence MRKIVSFFGDRTEIFNMLNDRAEKYAESLGFEYKWAPQLPFNKENVIEELKNADAGIIDIEPYNDEIFSQVKDSSKLLVRFGVGFDKVDLKAASKNGIAVARTTAANTSGVAEMALTLILSAKRMINQNQDCVKTGNWVKNVGNELIGATVGILGFGNIGRKLAELLRGFDCTILVYDPFPNKEAIEKAGAKLVTLEEIFKLSDAISVHVPYMEETHNIVNAERLALMKETAVIVNTARGHLIDEDALYEALLHKKIAGAGLDVFAVEPLPLTSPLLKLDNIVLTPHVSSQTVESLWNIYKMAIDICADFYAGKGSPHILNQDYNEA is encoded by the coding sequence ATGAGAAAAATTGTGTCTTTTTTTGGAGATAGGACGGAAATATTTAATATGCTTAACGACCGGGCGGAAAAATACGCCGAGTCTTTGGGGTTTGAATATAAATGGGCTCCGCAGCTTCCCTTTAATAAGGAGAACGTGATTGAGGAGCTTAAAAATGCGGATGCCGGAATCATCGACATCGAGCCTTATAATGATGAAATATTCAGCCAAGTAAAGGACAGCTCAAAGCTTCTTGTTCGTTTCGGTGTAGGCTTTGACAAGGTAGACCTTAAAGCAGCGAGCAAAAACGGCATTGCCGTGGCAAGAACAACCGCCGCTAACACCAGCGGCGTTGCCGAAATGGCCCTGACATTAATATTAAGCGCAAAAAGAATGATTAACCAAAATCAGGACTGCGTTAAAACAGGAAATTGGGTTAAAAATGTAGGCAACGAGCTTATAGGGGCTACAGTGGGTATTTTGGGCTTTGGAAACATCGGCAGAAAGCTTGCTGAATTATTAAGGGGATTTGACTGTACAATCCTTGTATACGATCCGTTCCCTAATAAAGAAGCTATTGAGAAAGCCGGCGCAAAGCTTGTTACTCTTGAAGAAATCTTCAAATTATCTGACGCTATCAGTGTACACGTTCCCTATATGGAAGAAACCCATAATATTGTAAACGCAGAAAGGCTTGCCTTGATGAAAGAAACTGCTGTTATCGTAAATACGGCAAGAGGCCACCTTATCGATGAGGACGCTCTTTATGAAGCCTTACTACATAAAAAGATTGCAGGGGCAGGATTAGATGTGTTTGCCGTTGAACCGCTTCCGTTAACATCACCGCTTTTGAAGCTTGATAATATTGTACTTACGCCTCATGTATCCAGCCAGACAGTAGAGTCTCTTTGGAATATCTATAAAATGGCAATCGATATCTGTGCTGATTTTTATGCAGGAAAGGGTTCCCCGCATATACTCAATCAGGACTATAACGAAGCATAG